Proteins encoded within one genomic window of Spirulina major PCC 6313:
- a CDS encoding helix-turn-helix domain-containing protein, which produces MKRHPLLTGLGQRIREYRKARGLSQEAFAAECGLDRTYIGGIERGERNVAILNLAVIAQGLEISMSELLSDL; this is translated from the coding sequence ATGAAACGACATCCCTTACTTACTGGCTTAGGTCAACGCATTCGCGAATACCGAAAAGCTCGTGGCCTTTCCCAGGAAGCGTTTGCCGCTGAATGTGGATTGGATCGCACCTATATCGGTGGAATTGAGCGAGGAGAGCGAAACGTTGCAATTCTCAATTTAGCGGTCATTGCTCAAGGTTTAGAGATATCAATGTCCGAACTACTCTCCGACTTATAG
- a CDS encoding DNA-methyltransferase, with protein MPEILYQQQRLDISPTPWIPQGILGTDCPEPILRTEQGVLLQGNCLELLKYIASDTIDMVFADPPFNLGKRYGSRVNDQRQETEYIEWMHSWLSECERVLCPGGSLFVYNLPKWNVLLGSYLIELGFTFRHWIAVDAKTCMPIRGRLYPSHYSLLYYSKGDKPKTFRKIRTPIATCRHCGGDIKDYGGHRRAMNPKGVNLPDVWTDIPPVRHWKFKSKKRKTNQLSTKLLDRVVEISTVPGDVVLDPFGGAGTTFAVCEQKHRHWIGIEIENCDVIIERLTVGDIDHHVNTDTVDDQPH; from the coding sequence ATGCCTGAAATTCTCTATCAGCAGCAAAGATTAGACATCAGTCCCACCCCATGGATTCCACAAGGAATTCTAGGAACGGATTGTCCGGAACCAATTTTAAGGACTGAACAAGGTGTCTTACTACAGGGTAATTGTCTGGAGCTACTGAAATATATTGCCAGCGACACAATCGATATGGTGTTTGCTGATCCACCGTTTAACCTGGGTAAGCGTTATGGAAGTAGGGTGAACGACCAGCGACAAGAGACTGAGTATATCGAGTGGATGCACTCGTGGCTTTCTGAATGTGAGCGTGTCCTTTGTCCAGGGGGTTCTTTATTTGTCTACAACCTACCGAAATGGAATGTCTTATTGGGTTCCTATCTCATAGAGTTGGGTTTCACATTTCGCCATTGGATCGCGGTTGATGCGAAAACCTGTATGCCTATTCGAGGCAGACTGTACCCATCCCACTATAGTTTGCTGTATTACAGCAAGGGTGATAAACCGAAAACCTTTCGGAAAATCCGCACCCCGATCGCAACATGTCGTCATTGTGGGGGCGACATCAAAGATTATGGGGGGCATCGTCGAGCCATGAATCCTAAGGGTGTCAATCTCCCAGATGTTTGGACAGATATTCCCCCAGTGCGCCATTGGAAATTTAAAAGCAAGAAGCGGAAAACAAATCAACTTTCAACGAAGCTACTGGATCGCGTGGTTGAAATTTCAACGGTTCCTGGTGATGTAGTGCTTGATCCTTTCGGGGGAGCCGGAACAACCTTTGCCGTTTGTGAACAGAAGCATCGTCACTGGATTGGTATTGAAATCGAGAACTGTGATGTCATTATTGAGCGGTTAACGGTAGGAGACATCGATCACCATGTCAATACCGATACTGTTGATGATCAACCCCATTAA
- a CDS encoding glycosyltransferase family 2 protein, protein MLSLSIALLTRNRPASLERCLASVRSQSVQPDEIVISDDSEGSDRRAVRAIAQRWHCRYIPGPQRGLYANRNHTALACTSTHIRTMDDDHCLPPGHLDQCWQAIRSDPDAIWTTGERSYVDGEFYYHSDRANQLCPSGVGLRITNPDDNWGIADGSTIYPRTVFDRGLRMVDDFNSYGESFLEFGAYLYRHGFKSRCIPAAYVEHYADRLTITRRPRGMYTSRLYASIAFNRYFCPDRRRLLRYCLTYSRHLAPRFTDLPRIWQRVRDRWQDLPP, encoded by the coding sequence ATGTTGTCCCTCAGTATTGCCCTCCTGACCCGGAATCGCCCCGCCAGCCTTGAACGCTGTCTCGCCTCGGTGCGATCGCAGTCCGTCCAACCCGATGAAATTGTGATTTCTGATGATTCCGAGGGGAGCGATCGCCGTGCCGTGCGAGCGATCGCCCAGCGTTGGCACTGTCGCTACATCCCCGGCCCCCAACGCGGCCTCTACGCCAACCGCAACCACACCGCCCTCGCCTGCACCAGCACCCACATCCGCACCATGGACGATGATCACTGTCTCCCACCGGGCCACCTCGACCAATGTTGGCAGGCAATCCGCAGTGATCCCGATGCGATTTGGACGACGGGGGAACGGAGCTATGTAGACGGTGAATTTTATTACCACAGCGATCGCGCCAATCAACTCTGTCCATCCGGGGTGGGGCTGCGGATCACGAACCCCGATGACAATTGGGGCATTGCCGACGGCTCAACGATCTACCCGCGCACCGTGTTTGATCGCGGCCTACGGATGGTGGACGACTTCAACAGCTACGGCGAAAGCTTCCTCGAATTTGGCGCGTACCTCTACCGTCACGGCTTCAAAAGTCGCTGTATCCCCGCTGCCTATGTGGAACATTACGCCGATCGCCTCACGATCACCCGCCGCCCCCGTGGCATGTACACCAGTCGCCTTTATGCCAGCATCGCCTTTAACCGCTACTTTTGCCCCGATCGCCGCCGCCTCCTGCGCTATTGCCTCACCTACAGCCGCCACCTCGCGCCCCGCTTCACTGACCTGCCCCGGATTTGGCAACGGGTGCGCGATCGCTGGCAAGATCTGCCCCCATAA
- a CDS encoding glycosyltransferase family 4 protein produces the protein MKTFRGRCWDKKPLRRRCRMRRRSSMPDEAIAPRRDPMTEARSLRILILLHMPLQRDFGGSRVQLELAELWRSGGHTVEVFDLNAAFPNLSHSLWATLTRPHFSKKARQYVRQQGDRFDVIDAHQGNLPFTKRELGITGLLVARSVGMYPLYHAFEHQRGRQGPKPRSWQGWIVRWLLAWRDRHEVRRCLTSFRQADLINLPNPAEQYYLEQTLHLGQKCRVFPFGLSAARRQALGTVLRDPAQRLGRPVVTLIGTWCDRKGSQDWGTIIRQVHAVRPEVRFRFLGTRSPRSVVLRDLALPDGDWLEVIPNYDSEDLPHLLITTTVGAFPSYIEGFGFAVLEKLAAGIPTVAYDIPGPQTMLNPVDPALLVPVGDAIALAAQLLAILNLAPDDYRTLAHRCHTVAADFAWERIAADTLTAYRAALAALNP, from the coding sequence ATGAAAACCTTCAGGGGGCGATGTTGGGACAAAAAACCGTTGAGGCGGCGGTGCAGGATGCGGCGGCGCAGTTCAATGCCGGATGAGGCGATCGCACCCAGGAGAGACCCGATGACTGAGGCGCGATCGCTCCGCATTCTCATCCTGTTGCATATGCCGTTGCAGCGGGATTTTGGGGGATCGCGGGTGCAGTTGGAATTGGCGGAATTGTGGCGCAGTGGGGGCCATACCGTGGAGGTGTTCGACCTCAACGCGGCCTTTCCCAACCTGTCCCATTCCCTCTGGGCAACCCTGACGCGGCCCCATTTTTCCAAAAAAGCGCGGCAATATGTGCGACAACAGGGCGATCGCTTTGATGTGATTGATGCGCATCAGGGCAATTTACCCTTTACCAAACGGGAATTGGGCATCACGGGGCTGCTGGTGGCGCGATCGGTGGGGATGTATCCCCTTTACCATGCCTTTGAACATCAACGGGGACGGCAGGGGCCTAAGCCGCGCTCTTGGCAGGGGTGGATCGTGCGGTGGTTGTTGGCCTGGCGCGATCGCCATGAGGTGCGCCGCTGTTTGACCAGTTTTCGCCAGGCGGATCTGATCAATCTCCCCAATCCTGCCGAGCAATACTACCTTGAGCAGACCTTGCACCTGGGGCAGAAATGCCGGGTGTTTCCCTTCGGCCTGTCGGCGGCGCGGCGGCAGGCCTTGGGGACGGTCTTACGTGATCCAGCCCAGCGATTAGGGCGGCCGGTGGTGACGTTGATCGGTACGTGGTGCGATCGCAAAGGCTCCCAAGATTGGGGAACGATTATCCGGCAGGTTCATGCCGTCCGGCCTGAGGTGCGGTTTCGCTTTTTGGGGACGCGATCGCCCCGTTCCGTGGTGTTGCGAGATTTGGCACTGCCCGATGGCGATTGGTTGGAGGTGATCCCTAATTACGATAGCGAGGATCTGCCTCACCTCCTTATCACCACCACCGTGGGCGCGTTTCCCAGCTATATCGAAGGGTTTGGGTTTGCGGTGTTGGAAAAATTGGCGGCGGGAATTCCCACCGTGGCCTACGATATTCCGGGGCCGCAAACGATGCTGAATCCTGTTGATCCGGCTCTGCTCGTGCCCGTGGGGGATGCGATCGCCCTCGCCGCCCAACTCCTCGCCATCCTCAACCTCGCCCCAGATGACTACCGCACCCTCGCCCACCGGTGCCACACCGTCGCGGCAGACTTTGCCTGGGAACGGATCGCCGCCGATACCCTGACCGCCTATCGTGCCGCCCTTGCTGCCTTGAATCCTTAA
- a CDS encoding ABC transporter substrate-binding protein, with protein sequence MLQRSSPVRILCFALIGLCLSWLTSCGAQAPQEDALEFWTMQLKPEFTEYVTGVIETFEADNPENPVRWEDVPWNAMETKILTAVSAQTAPDVVNLNPKFASQLATRNAWLDLNGAVTPDDRGAYLPKIWEAGMLGGESFGVPWYLTTQITVYNQELLAAAGIEEPPATYEELATVAQAVKEKTGKYAFFVTFVPEDSGEVLESFVKMGVTLVDESGQAAFDTPAGRAAFQYWVDLYAQDLLPPEVLTQGHRYAIDLYQAGETAVLATSAQFLGAIATNAPEVAQVSAAAPQITGETGKKNVAVMNLVIPRNSDRPEAAVQFALFVTNSDNQLAFAQAAKVLPSTQEALQKYIAFLKGKPDPTPVEIAVTVGAEQLADAEVLIPPMEKLNLLQKAIYENLQGAMLGQKTVEAAVQDAAAQFNAG encoded by the coding sequence ATGCTTCAGCGTTCCTCGCCGGTTCGGATTCTCTGCTTTGCCTTGATTGGGCTGTGTTTGAGTTGGTTGACGAGTTGTGGTGCTCAGGCCCCCCAAGAGGATGCCCTTGAGTTTTGGACAATGCAACTCAAACCTGAATTCACCGAGTATGTAACCGGGGTGATCGAAACCTTTGAGGCGGACAATCCTGAAAATCCGGTGCGTTGGGAAGATGTGCCCTGGAACGCGATGGAAACGAAAATTTTAACGGCGGTGTCGGCTCAGACGGCCCCGGATGTGGTGAATTTAAACCCGAAGTTTGCCTCGCAGTTGGCGACCCGTAATGCTTGGTTAGATTTGAATGGGGCGGTGACTCCCGACGATCGCGGCGCGTATTTGCCGAAGATTTGGGAGGCGGGAATGCTGGGGGGGGAAAGTTTCGGTGTGCCGTGGTATTTGACGACGCAAATCACGGTGTATAACCAGGAGCTTTTGGCGGCGGCGGGGATTGAGGAGCCGCCGGCGACCTATGAAGAGTTGGCGACGGTCGCCCAAGCGGTGAAGGAGAAGACGGGAAAATATGCGTTTTTTGTCACCTTTGTGCCGGAGGATTCGGGGGAAGTGCTGGAATCCTTTGTGAAGATGGGGGTGACGTTGGTGGATGAGTCGGGCCAGGCGGCGTTTGATACGCCAGCGGGGCGGGCGGCGTTTCAATATTGGGTGGATTTGTATGCGCAGGACTTGTTGCCGCCGGAGGTGCTGACCCAGGGCCATCGCTATGCGATCGATCTCTATCAGGCGGGGGAGACGGCTGTATTGGCTACATCGGCACAGTTTTTAGGGGCGATCGCAACCAATGCGCCGGAGGTGGCGCAGGTGTCGGCGGCGGCTCCGCAGATTACGGGAGAAACGGGGAAAAAGAATGTGGCGGTGATGAATTTGGTGATCCCTCGGAATAGCGATCGCCCGGAAGCGGCGGTGCAGTTTGCCCTGTTTGTCACCAATAGCGACAATCAATTGGCCTTTGCTCAGGCGGCGAAGGTGCTGCCTTCGACCCAGGAGGCGTTGCAGAAATATATTGCCTTTTTAAAAGGGAAACCCGACCCTACCCCTGTAGAAATAGCGGTGACGGTGGGCGCAGAACAGTTGGCCGATGCGGAGGTGCTGATTCCACCGATGGAGAAGCTGAATCTGTTGCAGAAGGCAATCTATGAAAACCTTCAGGGGGCGATGTTGGGACAAAAAACCGTTGAGGCGGCGGTGCAGGATGCGGCGGCGCAGTTCAATGCCGGATGA
- the pilM gene encoding type IV pilus assembly protein PilM, with protein MFDSVKNLFAKKGQGIGLEIAAERINIVQLRKQGQTYKLTTFITEEVPEGIIEEGRILDTPALAELIRETLDKNNIKAKKIATAVPMREAIIRLIPIPSELDDQELKDMVLNHEAGLYLPYPREEVDLDYQKLGFFEDEDGIEKVQVLLVATRREVTDMYLETFEQAELEIDVLEINSFALIRTIREQLRAFGPQEAVVLVDIEFESTEIAIIVDGVPQFSRTVPIGTFQLQNALSRAMNLPTKRDTEMLQGMTIPNTPVDGLRTGATGINPGMAALLRVLGELTDELRRSIDFYLNQSMDYEVAQLLLAGPGGGIGQLDEFFTNRLSLPTEQIDPVAALSLETDEEFSDAMRPGLGVALGLGLREV; from the coding sequence ATGTTTGATTCCGTCAAGAACTTATTTGCCAAAAAAGGGCAAGGTATTGGTCTAGAAATTGCGGCTGAGCGGATTAATATCGTTCAACTCCGCAAGCAGGGACAAACCTACAAGTTAACCACCTTTATCACGGAAGAAGTGCCAGAGGGCATCATTGAAGAGGGGCGTATTCTCGACACTCCGGCTTTGGCGGAGTTGATTCGCGAGACCCTCGACAAAAACAATATTAAGGCGAAGAAAATTGCCACGGCTGTACCGATGCGGGAGGCGATTATTCGGTTGATTCCGATTCCCTCAGAACTCGATGACCAGGAACTGAAAGACATGGTGCTCAACCATGAAGCCGGGTTGTATCTGCCCTATCCCCGCGAAGAAGTGGATTTGGATTATCAAAAGCTGGGCTTTTTCGAGGATGAAGATGGGATCGAAAAGGTGCAGGTGTTGTTGGTGGCGACGCGGCGCGAGGTGACGGATATGTATCTGGAGACCTTTGAGCAGGCGGAACTGGAGATTGATGTGTTGGAAATTAACAGTTTTGCCCTGATCCGCACGATTCGGGAGCAGTTGCGGGCGTTTGGCCCCCAAGAGGCGGTGGTCTTGGTGGATATTGAGTTTGAGAGTACGGAGATCGCGATTATTGTGGACGGTGTGCCGCAGTTTTCGCGGACGGTTCCGATTGGGACGTTTCAGTTGCAAAATGCCCTGTCGCGGGCGATGAATTTGCCGACGAAGCGGGATACGGAGATGCTCCAGGGCATGACGATTCCGAATACGCCAGTGGATGGGTTGCGGACGGGGGCGACGGGGATTAATCCGGGGATGGCGGCGTTGTTGCGGGTGTTGGGGGAGTTGACCGATGAGTTGCGGCGATCGATTGATTTTTATTTGAATCAGAGTATGGATTATGAGGTGGCGCAGTTGTTGTTAGCGGGCCCGGGTGGGGGTATTGGTCAGTTGGATGAGTTTTTTACGAATCGGCTCAGTTTGCCGACGGAACAAATTGATCCGGTGGCTGCGTTATCGTTGGAGACGGATGAAGAGTTTTCCGATGCGATGCGGCCGGGGCTGGGCGTTGCGTTGGGCTTAGGGTTACGGGAGGTGTGA
- a CDS encoding PilN domain-containing protein translates to MYSLDVNFLDDRVIVSGASAAAQAKKPAHKYSAQELMPIFIGGGVAVLLLAVAGGGYGFLYWQTQQANDELNLINSQIQALQQQNQRIQELESDINVAQQQTNGLAQVFARILPWSAVIEDLRARIPVGLQIRSFTVLDSAEGGAPPPTQSATPVADAAAADLADPAAAIAPALPMPMVALEGYADSYEAVNVFSISLQRSAFFDGPTVQIISAQLVADPNSVDVAAEGEGGGVTIELPQVVQYRIQGQLRDLTTLSSTELIAQLKNKKNLGSVVRLEALQEKGIIQP, encoded by the coding sequence ATGTATAGTTTAGACGTTAATTTTCTCGACGATCGCGTCATCGTTTCCGGGGCAAGTGCCGCCGCCCAAGCGAAGAAACCGGCTCACAAATACTCGGCGCAGGAGTTGATGCCGATTTTCATTGGCGGCGGTGTGGCGGTGTTGTTGCTGGCGGTGGCGGGGGGCGGCTATGGCTTCCTCTATTGGCAAACCCAACAGGCCAATGATGAATTGAACTTGATCAACAGTCAGATCCAAGCCCTTCAACAACAAAACCAACGGATTCAAGAGCTTGAGTCTGATATTAATGTTGCCCAGCAGCAAACTAACGGCTTGGCGCAGGTGTTTGCGCGGATTCTGCCCTGGTCGGCGGTGATTGAGGATCTGCGGGCCCGTATTCCGGTGGGGCTGCAAATCCGGTCGTTTACTGTCCTTGATTCTGCGGAGGGGGGTGCTCCGCCGCCCACTCAATCGGCTACGCCGGTGGCGGATGCGGCCGCTGCCGATCTGGCTGATCCGGCGGCGGCGATCGCGCCTGCCTTACCGATGCCAATGGTGGCCCTTGAGGGCTATGCTGATTCCTACGAGGCGGTGAATGTGTTTAGCATTAGTTTGCAGCGATCGGCGTTCTTTGATGGGCCGACGGTGCAGATCATAAGTGCGCAGCTTGTGGCAGACCCGAACTCGGTGGATGTGGCGGCGGAAGGAGAGGGTGGGGGCGTAACGATTGAGTTGCCCCAGGTGGTGCAGTATCGGATTCAGGGCCAACTGCGCGACCTGACGACGCTATCGAGCACTGAATTAATCGCACAGCTCAAAAACAAGAAAAATCTAGGTTCAGTGGTGCGTTTAGAAGCATTGCAAGAGAAGGGAATTATTCAGCCATGA
- a CDS encoding type IV pilus secretin family protein — protein sequence MRAYQKSLNVLGAIALTAIVSQPAIAAEVQIVDVRLQRGESEFQLVLRTTTGRDRPQILTVNQGNQLIAELLNTEININGNRAGFRTENPIPGIASVELVPSGTDAVRVIVTGTTDTPIGQVLQRQADQVVLGFTTASNATSRAAAQRPATTPTLPRPTTTQQPDDEDAVDIRVLPPPTAAAPNPTTTAAPVAAPPSNEQSPLFEINPNVFAQSTPRSDVLVPNPEITIDGGRPALPASPAQPVAPAPPFLPRAVAPPVGDIAVASMSVQPNYIDLGTTQPISLRMEEAQADTVLSLLARSAGLNLIFTNASGDGANAASSVASNTVSLDLEGESIQNAFNYVLQVAGLEAQRRGQTIFVGSRLPEGAKDYISRTYRLNQATAEAVANYLATQGAEVQLVTQTRREIRDPETGRLLEVVFDSPAISSIRPTLDNTASLPLRRVAVSSDERMNTITVSGSAEKVALASQIVQQLDARLRQVVVNVKIIDVNLQNIGRFGTSFSFGIEDAGIINQNGIGIINFGTDDSNVIPGLDGSGEIAPVGTDITSDTVGSTTIGTIGSRSFRVVNEFLAQLQASIQNNNAKILTDPTLVIQEGQTAEVTLTQEVVTDVNVERDVSDGLVTVTTTTEKGEVGLKLAVNVSRIDDNGFISLSLAPEVTSIGNTQNINTAEGTNQIALLNTRQLGSGLIRMRDGQTLILSGIIQDQDRVNAQKVPILGDLPIIGSLFRSTSRTNERREVIVLVTPNIMDDSMQSVPAGYNYTPSRDVRQMMEPGVDANRNRLDDRPQSN from the coding sequence GTGAGAGCTTATCAAAAGTCACTGAATGTATTGGGGGCGATCGCACTAACGGCGATCGTGTCTCAACCTGCGATCGCAGCGGAGGTGCAGATTGTCGATGTGCGCTTACAGCGGGGTGAGTCGGAGTTTCAATTGGTGTTACGGACGACGACGGGGCGCGATCGCCCCCAGATCTTGACGGTCAACCAAGGCAATCAGTTAATCGCGGAACTCCTCAACACGGAAATCAACATCAACGGCAATCGGGCCGGTTTCCGCACGGAAAACCCGATCCCCGGTATTGCGTCGGTGGAGCTTGTGCCGAGCGGCACGGATGCGGTGCGGGTGATCGTGACGGGAACGACGGACACGCCGATCGGTCAAGTGCTTCAGCGCCAAGCGGATCAGGTGGTGCTGGGCTTCACGACGGCGAGTAATGCTACGTCCCGCGCTGCGGCCCAACGCCCAGCGACAACGCCAACCCTACCGCGCCCGACGACGACGCAACAACCGGACGATGAGGATGCGGTGGATATCCGGGTGCTCCCGCCCCCGACGGCGGCGGCCCCAAATCCGACGACGACGGCGGCTCCGGTGGCGGCTCCCCCCTCCAATGAGCAATCGCCGCTGTTTGAAATTAACCCGAATGTGTTCGCCCAAAGTACGCCGCGCTCGGATGTATTGGTTCCCAATCCTGAAATCACCATCGACGGCGGCCGCCCGGCTCTGCCTGCGTCTCCGGCCCAACCCGTGGCCCCGGCTCCGCCCTTCTTGCCGCGAGCGGTCGCGCCTCCGGTGGGGGATATTGCCGTAGCCAGCATGAGCGTTCAACCCAATTACATCGATCTCGGTACAACGCAACCAATTTCCCTACGGATGGAAGAGGCACAGGCGGATACGGTTTTAAGTTTGTTGGCGCGATCGGCGGGGTTAAACTTGATTTTCACCAACGCATCTGGTGATGGTGCAAATGCAGCTAGCAGTGTTGCAAGTAATACGGTTTCACTAGATCTTGAAGGTGAATCTATCCAAAATGCATTTAACTATGTTTTGCAGGTTGCAGGACTCGAAGCTCAACGACGTGGTCAAACCATCTTTGTTGGATCACGTTTACCTGAAGGTGCAAAAGACTATATCAGCCGAACTTATCGCCTAAACCAAGCAACTGCTGAAGCTGTCGCAAACTACCTTGCTACTCAAGGTGCTGAAGTACAGCTTGTGACACAAACACGGCGCGAAATCCGAGACCCTGAAACAGGACGTTTACTTGAAGTGGTTTTCGACTCTCCTGCTATTTCAAGCATCAGACCAACACTAGATAATACGGCTAGTCTTCCACTGCGAAGAGTAGCTGTATCATCGGATGAACGGATGAACACGATCACGGTTAGTGGATCAGCAGAGAAAGTTGCATTGGCAAGTCAAATCGTTCAGCAACTAGATGCGCGGCTACGGCAAGTTGTCGTTAATGTCAAAATCATTGATGTTAACCTACAGAATATTGGCCGCTTTGGGACAAGCTTTTCCTTTGGTATTGAAGATGCCGGTATTATTAATCAGAACGGAATCGGGATTATTAACTTTGGAACTGATGACTCCAATGTAATCCCTGGATTAGATGGATCGGGTGAAATCGCTCCTGTCGGGACAGATATCACCAGTGATACTGTTGGTTCAACCACGATCGGAACGATAGGATCGCGGAGCTTTAGGGTAGTCAATGAATTTTTGGCACAGTTACAAGCTTCAATTCAGAACAATAACGCCAAAATCCTGACTGATCCAACCCTCGTAATCCAAGAAGGGCAAACAGCAGAAGTGACACTAACACAAGAAGTTGTTACTGATGTTAATGTGGAACGAGATGTTAGTGATGGTTTGGTAACAGTTACAACAACGACAGAAAAGGGAGAAGTGGGTTTAAAACTTGCGGTCAATGTCAGTCGTATTGACGATAATGGCTTTATTTCATTATCCCTAGCTCCGGAAGTAACCTCTATTGGAAATACTCAGAATATTAATACTGCGGAGGGAACGAATCAAATTGCATTGCTAAACACTCGGCAATTAGGTTCGGGTCTAATTCGGATGCGAGATGGTCAAACATTGATTCTCTCCGGGATCATTCAGGATCAGGATCGGGTTAATGCTCAAAAAGTCCCGATTTTAGGGGATTTGCCGATCATTGGTTCTCTATTCCGCAGCACCAGCCGTACCAATGAACGGCGCGAGGTGATTGTATTGGTTACTCCTAATATCATGGATGACTCGATGCAGTCGGTTCCTGCTGGATATAACTACACGCCGAGCCGTGATGTGCGCCAAATGATGGAACCGGGCGTAGATGCGAATCGGAATCGTCTCGACGATCGCCCCCAAAGCAACTAA
- a CDS encoding L,D-transpeptidase, with product MRIQSLGLVIMVAVLGAIASPPAEAEPNFRLDTVSTLAEIPPLGNAERYLPENAVTRLELRLGERRVYVLRGDETIASYPVAIGTSATPTPTGTFEVFQRVENPVWQNPWTGQVTPPGPNSALGLRWIGFAEMSNGIIGFHGTPTVNSIGKAASNGCVRMFNHDVVAMFEQVEIGTTVTVIP from the coding sequence ATGCGGATTCAATCGTTGGGTTTAGTGATCATGGTGGCGGTGCTGGGTGCGATCGCGTCTCCTCCGGCCGAAGCGGAGCCAAATTTTCGCCTTGATACGGTTTCGACCCTTGCGGAAATCCCCCCGCTGGGCAATGCAGAACGCTATCTCCCGGAAAATGCGGTGACGCGCCTGGAGTTGCGTCTCGGTGAGCGGCGGGTTTATGTGTTGCGGGGCGATGAAACGATCGCGAGTTATCCGGTGGCGATCGGTACGTCTGCGACTCCTACGCCGACGGGGACGTTTGAGGTGTTTCAGCGGGTGGAAAATCCGGTCTGGCAAAATCCCTGGACGGGTCAAGTCACGCCACCGGGGCCAAATTCGGCGCTGGGGTTACGGTGGATTGGCTTTGCAGAGATGTCCAATGGCATCATTGGGTTCCACGGTACGCCGACGGTGAATTCTATCGGTAAGGCGGCTTCTAATGGCTGTGTGCGGATGTTTAATCATGATGTGGTGGCGATGTTCGAGCAGGTGGAAATCGGCACGACGGTGACGGTGATTCCTTAA
- a CDS encoding AI-2E family transporter, translated as MSERQITISVSTLLTIIAAGLSLVLLWQLRWLVVVMMIAIVIASTLAPAIARAERLKMPRWLAVILTYLALIGGLVLAGLIIGPTVAEQIERLVRKLPNYLDVLEALVRDRALTLGLSDPMVVEQINQLFDIQAVTSWGFRTSQELLIRSYSLTRGFIGGTLSLILALLLSGYLLAGSQKLIDGFVSLFPAPWDQRIAAQFSPVSHRMGSYIQGRILVSSILGVAISVALRLMGLAEVSLGLGVIAGFTNLIPFFGPVLGAIPALLVAIAQGGWLFLWVLLLFLIVQNVETYVLDPLLVGNSVRVLPIFQLLAVLGGTQVLGIVGALIVPPWIAGAGVVLENLYLNPKAAALEYQATSQPVTLLTSDSPDPH; from the coding sequence ATGTCTGAACGTCAAATCACGATTTCGGTTTCAACCCTGCTGACGATCATTGCGGCGGGCTTATCGCTGGTGCTGTTGTGGCAGTTGCGTTGGTTGGTGGTGGTGATGATGATTGCGATCGTTATTGCTTCAACCTTGGCCCCGGCCATTGCCCGCGCTGAACGGCTGAAGATGCCCCGCTGGTTGGCGGTGATTTTAACCTACTTGGCGTTAATTGGCGGCTTGGTGTTGGCGGGGTTAATCATTGGCCCGACGGTGGCCGAACAAATTGAACGCTTGGTGCGGAAGTTGCCGAATTATCTCGATGTGTTGGAGGCACTGGTACGCGATCGCGCCCTCACCCTTGGCCTCAGTGATCCGATGGTGGTGGAGCAAATCAATCAACTGTTTGACATCCAAGCCGTCACCTCTTGGGGTTTCCGCACCTCCCAAGAATTGCTGATTCGCTCCTACAGCCTGACGCGGGGCTTCATCGGCGGCACGTTAAGCCTCATTTTGGCGTTGCTCTTGTCGGGCTATCTCCTGGCCGGCTCCCAAAAGTTGATTGATGGCTTTGTTTCCCTCTTCCCCGCTCCGTGGGATCAACGCATCGCCGCCCAATTCTCCCCGGTCAGTCACCGGATGGGCAGCTATATCCAAGGGCGGATACTGGTTTCGTCGATCTTGGGGGTGGCGATTAGTGTGGCGTTACGGTTGATGGGCTTGGCGGAGGTGTCCTTGGGGTTGGGGGTGATTGCGGGGTTTACGAATTTAATCCCGTTTTTTGGCCCGGTGTTGGGGGCAATTCCGGCGTTGTTGGTGGCGATCGCCCAAGGCGGTTGGCTCTTTCTCTGGGTCCTGCTGCTGTTTTTGATCGTGCAAAATGTGGAAACCTATGTTCTCGATCCGCTGTTGGTGGGGAATTCGGTGCGGGTGTTGCCGATTTTTCAACTGTTGGCGGTGTTGGGGGGGACGCAGGTGTTAGGGATTGTCGGGGCGTTGATTGTGCCGCCCTGGATCGCGGGGGCGGGGGTGGTGTTAGAAAATCTTTACCTCAACCCGAAGGCGGCGGCGTTGGAGTACCAAGCCACCTCACAACCCGTCACATTACTGACTTCAGACTCCCCTGATCCTCATTAA